Within Octopus sinensis unplaced genomic scaffold, ASM634580v1 Contig03059, whole genome shotgun sequence, the genomic segment ATTCCACCTTCTTTACGTTGCCGAGTTCACTATTTTCGCTGCCAGTCCAAAACCTTCCACCATTCACATTAACCGCCGAAACCAGCTTCACACTGGAAATCAAATACTGCTTTAACTGTTCCATACGAATTTTGCCCGGCACCGCCTCACACATCGACCGCATGGCACTCAACCATTGACCGTGTAGCACCGGCTCCTACATGGAAAACCGCTCACGTCGACCTTCATCACGTCGCCCGTCGCACATCCTCTTCCACCATGAACTGACTCGCTCCGTGGGAAACAGTAGTCTTTATACTTCGCCCACACTGTAAAAGCACCTAAAACCATACCGCTTAAGCTTTAAACAGTCACGTGACCACAAAGAATGATCTTTTTCCTTCTTCGCTTGCAAAACCAGAGTAATGTTGTACAAATGAGAAACTATCTGAATAAATTTCTTTTcgctcgtaaatatatatatatatatatatatatatatataatatatatatatatatatatatatatatatatatatatatatatatattcgctaccttcaagattaatcagccgaaattgcgaagatgatccggttcttgactgaagattgaaggcttcgaatgtcccgtccgtgttttttgtatcgtcttctaaatgtttcacgttcttgtcccagtttgtattttttttacatttacatatatatatatatatatatatatatatatatatatatatatatatatatatattatatatatatattatatatatatacatacatacatacatacatacatacatacatacatacatacatacatacatacatacatacatacatacactcacatatttcaTGAAAACAAATTAAAGTCCATCATACTGACCTGTACAAGGTTCCGTATAATCGGGTTTTCTTTCGCTACCTTCAAGGTAGCACTGGAATTTTTCCTGCCAGAATTCCTGGAACCACGGGTTTCGGCTATTATTGTAAGGCTTCAGGTTGAGAAAATGGTGGTCAAAATAGCTAATTGACGGTGAatatagttttatagatattcccCCGGCGGCTTCTTCCGTGTTCTTCTTCACTACATCCGGTCTCGTTGCCCAGCCGTCACTTTTGAATAAAAGAGAACATAGCAAGTGAGGTACACGTtagcgaaacacacacacacacacacacacacacgcagcacacacacacacacgcacacacacacacacacgcacacgcacgcacacacacacacaccacacacacacacacaacacacacacacacacacaccacacacacacaccacacacacacacgcacacacacacaccacacacacacacaccgcacacgcacgcacacacacacacacactcacacacacacacacacacgcaacacacacacacacacgcagacacacacacacacacacacactcagacacacacacacacacacgcacgcacacacacacacacacacactcacacacacacactcacacacacacacactcacaccacacacacacacacccacacgcacgcaccacacacacacacacactcacacacacacacacacacactcacacacacacacacacactcacacacacacaaacacacacacacactcacacacacacacacgcacacacacacgcacacgcacgcacacacacgtgcatatacgtacatacacagagagatgaatatatacacacacactgacgcatacatatacataaaaacatacatacaaaattatatacacatacgtatatacatacacatatgaatatacatacacaaacacactgagacatacacatacatacaagcatacatacatacacacacataaaatcgataagaattaaaattctaatatttgttttatcaattccgaaaggaACGAGAAGTAAAGTCAACTCTGGACATTTTCTGCAGCACTATACTAGTTCTTTAAACTCCAAACctttatttacttaattaccCCCTCGATGAGCAAATTTATAGCTACCCGGCCAGCAAGTTAAGGACTATGCTTTTGCAGATTCGCTGATGAAGCATAATAAGACACGAACGTTCACAGTCGTCTCCCTTGTTTGCTCTGCCAATAATAAATTCCTGTTCTGCGGACATGTGATTAGAgttttacagggaaaaaatcggaAATTCACCAAGTCGACTGGCAGGAGACCCAGAGCAAACCACAAACGAAAGGGTCGGATAATATCCATGATCTCAGATGGTCACGTTTGGGGATCCAGCCGGAAAGTCTAATGAACAGGTGATCGCGAAAAGAAGTCAGAAAAACGATCCCTTCTTtaatgacggttgcttctgataAGACCCCATCGAGGAGATATTTGTGAACTCTACCCTTCCCCCCGATTAATGGTCGGAAAAAGATTTCTACATTTTATGTTACTGTCCGTATAAGCATCTATCTTATCTTTAATTCTAATCCAGTTCTTCTCAGCCGGGGTCCACATAGGATTTTGTTATTAAACTTTATGTGCAATAGAAAGGTTATGCttctacaatacataaatatttaaaaatatgtttttatacaattccgcttgatatttaattacaaaaaaatattaggATGCTTTAACCATCGAATGACTTTGAGGGTCCAGTAgagcaaaataggaatcaaaggagtctAATCGGGGctatcttttagcttttagttagttagttagcttttagttagttagttagttagcttttagttagttagttagttagttaatttggctcaaaagcaaatagcaaggccatgtagggggacatggagttaagtacagggtggtgttcatgtaaagagttcaggccacttgaggtcaagggaggctttgaacaaagcggtcgtcggcatcttcaccatctcgtctggcagcttgttccacggatccgcaacccggacggagaaagctcctctccttcgattgagatgaaatcgtcgcaggtagagcttttcggaatgaccccgcagccgacgctctggagcaggagtgaagaacagctctttcgagaggttacactttccgcttatgatgttgtgggcgagaatgagatcaccacggcggcggcgtttttcaagagaataaaggtcgagcgtcctcagcctttcttcgtaggacaaatttttgagaccatgaaccatttcacttgtttcggtcatttgactgcgaccatgctggagcatcgtatTGAAACGTATTGAGTCGAATGAATCGcccctagtactttttctatcgtcccttttgccgaaccgctaagttatggggaagtaatcacaccaacaccggttgacaaaaggtagtggaggacaaacacagatagaaatacacgcatacatacatatacacacacagacacatatacacacacaaatatacatacagatatatgtatacgacgggcttctttcagtttccgtccaccaaatccactgacaaggcttttgtCTGtaaaaggctatagtagaagtaacACTcgcccaagttgtcacgcagtgggactgaatccggaaccatgtgtgggggtggggtggggggcagaCTTCTTACCGCACACGGTCACGCTGgagccatcacacacacacgcaaaaaaaagCTTACCTTCCTATGAGCAGGAATTTTCCAACGACGTCTTGTCGTCTGGTAGCCATGAAGAAATTCTTCACCGTCATTCCTTCACAGAAACACACCACCACTTTGGCGCGACTCGTCTCCATCAAACTCTTCACTAAGTTGTCGAACTTCATGTCATTCGCATTACTCTGGATGCCCTCACTCGTTGCGATACACACGTTGTGGGTCTTGGCCAATCGCTTGAATGTGTCCATACCACTTGAGCCGTAGCTACCTTGggttaaaaagcaaacaaaaagtaAATGTTGTTATATCAAGTTTAGCTATTGCGTCATACACGTGGACGAACGGATCGCAGTGGGGTGGttgcaggttcaattccactgtgcagTATAAAGGGTAAGTAACATTAGACAGACCAATATCTTTTCGGGGAAATTTAATGAGTAGAAATTGTACTGGATCTcatcatacatatttatttataaggacaca encodes:
- the LOC118760981 gene encoding metabotropic glutamate receptor 5-like → MDTFKRLAKTHNVCIATSEGIQSNANDMKFDNLVKSLMETSRAKVVVCFCEGMTVKNFFMATRRQDVVGKFLLIGSDGWATRPDVVKKNTEEAAGGISIKLYSPSISYFDHHFLNLKPYNNSRNPWFQEFWQEKFQCYLEGSERKPDYTEPCTGQYDGL